A genome region from Ammoniphilus oxalaticus includes the following:
- the nuoL gene encoding NADH-quinone oxidoreductase subunit L: MMSNAWLIPLFPLLGFLLLLAFGRQLKEASAYVGILAALAGFVLALGVFFGRFAAGAEDYVFAFHWLTFGDKGVQMGFVVNQLNAMMLVIVTFVSLLVHIYSKGYMQGDERFPVYYSYLALFTFSMLGLVISPNLLQVFIFWELVGVCSFLLVGFYFEKPEARAAAKKAFIVTRIGDIGLFIATALVFWFVGSFEFSEIFAAAKNGTMESWQITLIGILVFIGAVGKSGQFPLHTWLPDAMEGPTPVSALIHAATMVAAGVYLVATMFPLYEASVTASLVVAYIGGITAIFAASIGITQRDIKRVLAYSTVSQLGFMMLALGMASVAGYVAGTFHLMTHAFFKALLFLGAGSVIHAAHTQDIFEMGGLFKKMRVTGTVFLIGCLAIAGVPPFSGYFSKEEIIGAVYSQGHIGLFVVAIVAAFFTAFYMFRLFFVTFTGKPLSEEARQAEESPLVMTVPMILLAILAISAGWINLPGSQALGNWMTDGAVGAAGQHAPGWVAILATAISLFGILLAYLMYGKKSISNEKAASAFGGLYNLSFKKYFIDEIYDVVFVRSLRAIGRFLTVVDVYIIDGFVRLVGAFTRELGHAGQRVQNGQVQTYGAVALLGIVLLVIGLTFVRGF; the protein is encoded by the coding sequence ATGATGTCCAACGCATGGTTGATTCCTCTTTTTCCGCTCCTGGGATTCCTGCTGTTGCTTGCCTTCGGACGCCAATTGAAGGAAGCATCCGCTTACGTCGGAATTCTTGCTGCGTTAGCCGGCTTTGTACTCGCGCTCGGCGTGTTTTTCGGGCGATTTGCCGCAGGGGCAGAGGATTATGTATTTGCGTTTCACTGGTTAACCTTTGGAGACAAAGGTGTTCAAATGGGTTTTGTCGTTAACCAGCTTAATGCGATGATGCTGGTCATCGTCACGTTTGTTAGCTTGCTAGTTCATATTTATTCAAAAGGATACATGCAAGGGGACGAACGTTTCCCAGTTTATTATTCATATCTTGCGTTGTTTACCTTTTCCATGTTGGGATTGGTTATTTCTCCGAACTTATTGCAAGTATTTATTTTCTGGGAGCTTGTCGGTGTCTGTTCTTTCTTACTCGTAGGGTTTTACTTTGAAAAGCCTGAGGCGAGAGCAGCCGCTAAAAAAGCGTTTATTGTTACGCGAATCGGGGATATTGGGCTCTTTATCGCAACAGCGCTCGTATTCTGGTTTGTGGGTAGTTTCGAATTTAGTGAAATTTTTGCAGCGGCTAAAAACGGAACGATGGAATCTTGGCAGATCACACTGATCGGTATTCTCGTCTTTATTGGCGCCGTCGGTAAATCTGGACAGTTCCCGTTGCATACGTGGTTGCCGGACGCGATGGAAGGTCCGACACCTGTTTCAGCGTTAATTCACGCGGCAACGATGGTAGCGGCTGGGGTTTACCTCGTAGCAACCATGTTCCCATTATATGAAGCATCGGTGACTGCTAGTTTAGTCGTCGCTTATATCGGTGGAATCACCGCCATCTTTGCCGCATCAATCGGGATTACGCAACGCGACATCAAGCGTGTGCTTGCCTATTCCACAGTCAGTCAGCTCGGATTCATGATGTTGGCTCTAGGGATGGCGTCTGTAGCTGGTTATGTGGCTGGTACATTTCACTTGATGACGCACGCCTTTTTCAAAGCGCTATTGTTCTTAGGGGCAGGAAGCGTAATTCATGCTGCGCATACGCAGGACATTTTCGAAATGGGCGGCTTGTTTAAGAAAATGCGTGTGACCGGAACGGTCTTTTTAATCGGTTGCTTAGCGATCGCAGGGGTACCTCCGTTTTCGGGATACTTCTCAAAAGAAGAAATTATCGGAGCGGTATACAGTCAAGGACATATCGGCCTGTTTGTCGTGGCGATCGTCGCCGCCTTCTTTACCGCGTTTTATATGTTCCGGTTGTTCTTCGTGACCTTCACAGGCAAACCGTTGAGTGAGGAAGCGCGTCAAGCGGAAGAATCGCCATTGGTGATGACAGTTCCGATGATCTTGCTTGCGATTCTCGCGATTTCTGCGGGGTGGATCAACCTACCGGGTTCCCAGGCGCTTGGTAACTGGATGACAGATGGGGCGGTTGGAGCGGCAGGACAACATGCGCCAGGTTGGGTTGCAATTTTAGCGACAGCGATTTCGCTCTTCGGGATTTTACTTGCGTACTTAATGTACGGGAAAAAGTCCATTTCCAACGAAAAAGCGGCAAGCGCGTTTGGCGGATTGTACAACCTGTCATTTAAAAAGTATTTTATTGATGAGATTTACGATGTTGTGTTTGTTCGTTCATTACGGGCGATTGGTCGCTTCTTGACCGTCGTTGATGTGTATATTATTGATGGTTTCGTGCGCCTTGTCGGAGCCTTTACACGTGAATTGGGACATGCGGGGCAACGGGTTCAAAATGGTCAAGTTCAAACGTACGGAGCAGTTGCTTTACTAGGCATCGTCTTGCTCGTGATCGGCTTGACGTTCGTGAGGGGGTTTTAG
- a CDS encoding complex I subunit 4 family protein: MENNMFLTLLTFSPVIGLVLLAFIPRAQVGALKLIGILATIPPIIMSLMMYAGFDYTQPGLQYAQNVSWFSIPVDQMAFPVAYQLGVDGLSMPLVLLASIIGFFAAIAGAVFIKKRWKEFFILFMIMLIGMLGVFTSQNLFLFFIFFEMTLIPMFFIMGIWGFEQREKAAMKFLLYNGVGSAIMLIVFVALFMNVWSLSFVEIKEALTNPISPFNIQESPSYITAGTRLGFFIALLIAFAIKMPIAPLHTWMVTAYRESPAPAVLVSSGVLIKIGAYGLLRFNVGFFPEAAQQLAGFLAALGVINIIYGALLALVQKNLKLVLAYSSLSHMGIVLLGVAAMNTVGFQGAIFQMVSHGLVAALLFFIVSVIFERTSTDELSDLGGLAKSMPFLGGIFLTAAMASAGLPGMSGFISEFTAFLGLFKEMPVLAAIGTLGIIFTAVYLLRAVLGTTYGPTPERWLKLADVQPLEALPMIIVLGFIVLIGVYPSVLSEPMQATLQNIVPRIGG, from the coding sequence ATGGAAAATAATATGTTCTTAACGTTACTCACATTTTCACCTGTGATCGGTCTCGTCCTTTTAGCCTTTATCCCGCGAGCGCAAGTGGGAGCATTAAAATTGATTGGTATTTTAGCGACCATTCCACCGATCATTATGTCGTTAATGATGTACGCTGGTTTTGATTACACACAACCGGGCTTACAGTACGCGCAAAATGTGAGTTGGTTCTCGATTCCAGTTGATCAAATGGCCTTCCCAGTTGCTTATCAATTGGGTGTTGATGGGCTATCGATGCCGCTCGTGTTACTCGCTTCAATCATCGGCTTTTTCGCCGCGATTGCGGGAGCGGTCTTTATCAAAAAGCGTTGGAAAGAATTCTTCATCTTATTTATGATCATGTTGATCGGGATGTTAGGAGTCTTTACGTCGCAAAACTTATTCTTGTTCTTCATCTTCTTCGAGATGACGTTGATTCCGATGTTCTTTATTATGGGCATCTGGGGCTTCGAGCAACGAGAAAAAGCGGCAATGAAATTCTTACTCTATAACGGGGTCGGATCCGCGATCATGTTAATCGTGTTTGTTGCCCTGTTTATGAATGTATGGTCACTTAGCTTTGTAGAAATTAAAGAAGCGTTAACGAATCCAATTTCACCATTTAACATTCAGGAATCGCCAAGCTACATTACGGCGGGGACGCGTCTCGGATTCTTCATCGCCTTGCTAATTGCGTTTGCGATTAAAATGCCGATTGCGCCATTGCACACATGGATGGTGACCGCTTATCGCGAATCGCCAGCGCCTGCGGTGCTCGTTTCTTCCGGGGTGTTAATCAAAATTGGAGCGTACGGTTTGCTTCGTTTCAACGTGGGCTTCTTCCCTGAAGCGGCTCAACAGTTAGCAGGATTTTTAGCGGCGCTCGGCGTGATCAACATCATTTACGGCGCGTTGCTCGCTTTAGTGCAAAAGAATCTGAAACTCGTGCTGGCCTACTCCAGTTTGAGTCATATGGGAATTGTGTTGCTTGGAGTCGCCGCGATGAATACAGTCGGTTTCCAAGGGGCGATCTTCCAAATGGTGTCGCACGGACTCGTCGCCGCATTACTCTTCTTTATCGTCAGCGTCATTTTCGAACGGACGTCGACAGACGAACTTTCAGATTTAGGCGGATTGGCCAAATCGATGCCATTCTTAGGCGGGATCTTCTTAACCGCAGCAATGGCTTCAGCCGGTCTACCTGGAATGTCAGGATTTATTAGTGAATTTACCGCATTTCTCGGATTGTTTAAAGAAATGCCAGTGCTAGCCGCGATTGGTACGTTAGGGATCATTTTTACAGCCGTATACTTACTTCGCGCGGTATTGGGAACGACATACGGTCCAACACCTGAACGTTGGCTGAAATTAGCAGATGTTCAACCATTAGAAGCGTTACCGATGATCATCGTGCTTGGCTTCATCGTTCTCATCGGGGTTTATCCTTCTGTCCTTAGTGAACCGATGCAGGCTACACTACAAAATATTGTTCCAAGGATAGGAGGGTGA